In Paracoccus liaowanqingii, the genomic stretch CAGTTTCGTCTTCGTGTCAGTGCCGATGTTCGTCTTGATGGCTGCGCTTCTGGACCGATCCGGCATCGCACGGGACCTGTTCGACGCGATGAAGCTGGTCGGACGTCGCATCCGGGGCGGAGTTGCGGTGCAGACGATTTTTGTCGCCGTGATCCTGGCCGCCATGTCAGGCATCATCGGCGGAGAGATCGTGCTTTTGGGCCTGATCGCCCTGCCACAGATGCTGCGACAGGGCTATGACCGCAAACTGGCAATAGGGGTGGTCTGCGCGGGTGGAGCGCTCGGATCGATGGTGCCGCCTTCCATTGTGCTAATCATCTACGGGCTGACGGCGAATGTCTCGATCGGCGATCTGTTCACAGCCGCCTTCCTGCCGGGTTTCATGCTGGCGGGTCTCTATATCGCCTACGTCCTGATCCGCTCCTATACCTCCGACCATATTGCTCCCATGCCCGACCTGACACCTATTCCGGCGACGGAAAAGCGCCGCTTGCTGAAAGGGCTGGCGCTTCCCCTGCTGGTCGTGTTCGTCGTCCTGGGCTCGATCTATGGCGGCATCGCCTCGGTCACCGAGGCCTCGGCAGTGGGGGTCGCCGGCGTGCTGGCCTCGACCGTCCTGCGCGGTGAGTTCAGCTTTGCCATGCTGCGAGATTCCGCGATGCAGACACTGGCCACCGTCGGCATGATCGTCTGGATCGGCATTGGCGCCACCGCGCTGGTGGGTGTCTACAACCTGATGGGGGGCATCCATTTCGTCTCGAGCCTGATTATCGGCATCTCGGATAACCCCACGGTGATCGTGCTGATCATGATGCTGATCCTGTTCGTGCTGGGCGCATTTCTGGATTGGGTCGGGATCGCACTGCTGACGATGCCGATCTTCGTGCCGATCATCAAGACACTTGGCTTGGACCCGGTTTGGTTCGGCGTCGTGTTCTGCATGAACATGCAGATCAGCTTCCTGACACCGCCGTTCGGCCCCGCCGCGTTCTATCTCAAATCCGTAACTCCACCCGAGATTTCACTGGGCGAGATTTTCACCGCGTTGCTGCCTTTCATCGGATTGCAGATTATTGCGCTTGGCCTGCTCATCGCGTTCCCTTGGATCGCTGTGTACTGACAATCACGGGCCACAAAACAAAAATAACGACGCATATGGAACGTCCTTTTGCTTCGACGAGCGGAACACCTTACGTCGATGTCCACCGGCTTCAGTCGTTTGGAACTGAGATGATCGAAATTAAAGTCTAGCTCTGATCACCTGATTCACATCAAGCCAAGCTTTCAGCCCGCTCAAGTACAGATTCAAGAATCCGGCGGGTGATGCCATGAGCATGTTTGTGCAGCTGCTCAAAGCCCTCACATGGCATGAGGCGCTCCATGATTGCCGCTGCAAAGTCGGGATCCATTTTCTGGACGACTTCAAGGGTTGTCTTCGCTGCATCATGGAATTGCGAAAGGTCGGTGATAATCTTTTCTTCACCCAGTACTTGAGCTGCCGCAGCGATATCAAACATGTCACGGGGCTGCAGTGCTGATCCCCGGAACACCAGCTTTTTGCCAAGGATCTCGCCTGGAACTTCCCGGGCTACCAACCGCCCCCGAACGTCAATATTCTCCGTAGGCGCATCGGTGACAGCCGCGCAGCTAATGAAGTCGATTTCGCCGACCCCATCAAAGATGATCTTCAGGGCCCGAGTACCGTCGCCCTCATAGCTGCTCGGCTCGAGGTCAAGGTCATATTCCTGAATGGTAGGATTGAGGTATGGAAGGTATTGCGGATCCGAGATGAAGATATCGATGTCATGGCTATCGCGATGACCGATCTGAAGCATGAGCGCGGTGCCGCCCCCAAAGCTCCAATCATGCATGTCGATTCCGCTGTCATTAGCCTGGTCGATGATGCGTAGTGCCTCGTCGAAAAGATCAGACCAACGGCTCGGTGTTGGCGGGGTGATCAAGCCGCCAGCGGAAGCAAATAGCCCGCTAACTCGGAATAGGCTTTCGCAACCTCTGACACGGACGCTCTTTCGACACCCATCTCTAATATAAACTGTGCCTGTAACGTCGGGCTGACCTCGGACAGGAAAGCAAAAGCTGCCGCGTCAAAAGAAGAAGCACTTCCCATGTCGGCGAGCTTTTCTGCTAGTTCCTCAGGCGTCACTGCCACGCTGTAGGGCGCGTTGACAGTGGCGAGGACTTTTGACGCAACAGGTGTCACCTGACTATTCCTTGTTGGAGACGCCCTTGTGTAAATGATGTCACACAAAAAATCAATCGGCATCCCATTTGCTGAGCAAACATCATGTTCGCTGAACGGGTTCCCAAAACATCATTTCACAAAAGGCTGCCGGGTGCCGCGCGCAGGCGCGCTCCGATAGTCTCTGGTGAAGAAGATGCCCTCCACGTATAATTTGTATGAGCTGAACGATCTGCAACACATGCAGCGCAGTCTGGTGGTACCCATCGCCCTTGGCAAAGCCCGGTCCTACCAGCGCGCCACGCAGTGCGGCGATTGCGAAAATCCTGCTCATTCAGCGCTTCCTGTATTGAAACGTGCTTGCATCGCTCCACGGCTTCCACAGGCTGTTTCCCATAGCCATGCAGCAGTTCCGCCGGAACTGCGGATTGGTTCTGTAGTCGATTGGATGCCATTGCCCGGCTCATCTTTCACGGCTCGGAAGCGCCGCAGGGGCGCGATAGCGGCCCGGTGCGCCGCGTCCGCATCATGACCCTGCATAAGAACGAGAGATAGATTTGGATTCAGTCCGCTTGGTAGACTCGCGTAAACTTACGGCTTTCCCCATCTTGGGCCAGAGCCTTCGCAAGTCCTGAATCCTCGATTTTGAACGTGGCGAACTCGGCCAGATCGAGCGTGGCGACGTGCTCGGCTTCCACAGCGGTGCGATCTGCGCGGGCAGCTTGGTCATCATCCGGCGCAGTTGGTCGCCCAGCCCATCGCCCGAGAAGCGCCAGAGCGCGCTTCGTCGCTGACAGACGATAGGCATTGCTGACCTGTCGGACCTGCGGCCCTCGTCCGTCATTGGGCACAGGCTCGAAGCGGCGCAATTAGTCCAGAAAGCCGCGATCGCGCAGCGCCTTCAACGCCTGCACAACAGCATCGCGCAACCGGCGGAGCTTTTCGGTGATGTAGTCCAACGACGGGTCTAGTCGACCGAATTTGAAGTTGACCAGATTGGCGAAGAGGGCCAGCTGTAGCGCGACAATCTGGGTGATCCCACCGAAAATCTTGACGAAAGTCACAGCGCCTCACATCAAAGCCATGCCTATGCGGCAAAGATCCTCAGCTGACCGGATACCCCGGAATGACTGACCCGATGTTGTTGGAGCAGCCGACCGGATGCGTCGGATTGCACAACCCTAGGATGGCCTCTCCGGTGTTATGGGTCACGCGGCAGGTCATCGCGACGCGGCCCACGATCCGCGTGGGATCGGGCGGGGTGGTGATCCCGACCGGTGCGATCCGCATCGTTGCCCCGTTGGTGCCGCCGCGATGGCTTGTTTCTTCGGGTGACGCGCCCGACAGCAGCGCCTCCAGCGCGGCCTATGACGATGGCCCCAGCAGGTTGCGCAGCCCGCGTTCGCGGATCGCCGCCTCCCATGCCATCA encodes the following:
- a CDS encoding TRAP transporter large permease; amino-acid sequence: MNAVLDLAAIGIGPATLMMFGLLVALLLTGLPLALVTLLVALSFALLGYGAMAVPLIASRIYTFVDSFVFVSVPMFVLMAALLDRSGIARDLFDAMKLVGRRIRGGVAVQTIFVAVILAAMSGIIGGEIVLLGLIALPQMLRQGYDRKLAIGVVCAGGALGSMVPPSIVLIIYGLTANVSIGDLFTAAFLPGFMLAGLYIAYVLIRSYTSDHIAPMPDLTPIPATEKRRLLKGLALPLLVVFVVLGSIYGGIASVTEASAVGVAGVLASTVLRGEFSFAMLRDSAMQTLATVGMIVWIGIGATALVGVYNLMGGIHFVSSLIIGISDNPTVIVLIMMLILFVLGAFLDWVGIALLTMPIFVPIIKTLGLDPVWFGVVFCMNMQISFLTPPFGPAAFYLKSVTPPEISLGEIFTALLPFIGLQIIALGLLIAFPWIAVY
- a CDS encoding nucleotidyl transferase AbiEii/AbiGii toxin family protein, coding for MITPPTPSRWSDLFDEALRIIDQANDSGIDMHDWSFGGGTALMLQIGHRDSHDIDIFISDPQYLPYLNPTIQEYDLDLEPSSYEGDGTRALKIIFDGVGEIDFISCAAVTDAPTENIDVRGRLVAREVPGEILGKKLVFRGSALQPRDMFDIAAAAQVLGEEKIITDLSQFHDAAKTTLEVVQKMDPDFAAAIMERLMPCEGFEQLHKHAHGITRRILESVLERAESLA